One window of Acipenser ruthenus chromosome 17, fAciRut3.2 maternal haplotype, whole genome shotgun sequence genomic DNA carries:
- the LOC131697963 gene encoding C-C motif chemokine 4-like isoform X1 — MHHFNNKTFQLALIVIVCGLVLAASDPGKPSSCCKMTRRTKIRTPITAYAIQKEALPCVHAVIFTSNGLKYCSNPSMPWVKKAIEQLQSTQKAQ; from the exons ATGCATCACTTCAATAACAAGACCTTTCAGCTTGCTTTAATTGTAATAGTCTGTGGATTGGTCTTAGCAGCAAGTG ATCCAGGAAAGCCAAGCTCTTGTTGCAAAATGACCCGCAGAACTAAAATCAGAACTCCCATCACCGCTTATGCAATCCAGAAAGAGGCACTGCCCTGCGTGCACGCTGTAAT attcACCAGTAATGGTTTGAAGTATTGCAGCAATCCATCAATGCCCTGGGTTAAAAAAGCGATTGAACAGCTtca GAGCACACAGAAAGCGCAATAA